Proteins encoded in a region of the Pyxidicoccus trucidator genome:
- a CDS encoding RtcB family protein — MMPRILQPEPGAVPILVWARALPPGAEKQLRLLAAQPYVVEHVAAMPDVHMSSGVAVGTVFATAHHVVPGALGGDLGCGVSSYRFPQPAALPGRDVLEPLLARLAREVPVGDSVHRGGGVPLPPGLESPPLSTQKLRHAWERLAPRHLGTLGGGNHFLELDRDAEGDVWLLLHTGSRGVGAAIADHHLRVARALGEGSLPALSTHTPEGLACLADLDLACRFARANRDAIAARALPRVAEVLGVSPDPASTLDVHHNHVATEVHGGRTLHVHRKGAVGLEAGQRGLIPGSMGTASYVVEGRGEPRAFRSCSHGAGRVLTRTEARVRIRPAALEHALRRVVYDRGRAASLVEEAPAAYRDITEVLEDEADLVTPLLRLTPLAVLKG; from the coding sequence ATGATGCCCCGCATCCTCCAGCCGGAGCCCGGCGCCGTGCCCATCCTCGTCTGGGCCCGCGCGCTGCCCCCGGGCGCGGAGAAGCAGCTCCGCCTCCTTGCCGCCCAGCCCTACGTCGTCGAGCACGTGGCCGCCATGCCGGACGTCCACATGTCCTCGGGCGTCGCGGTGGGCACCGTCTTCGCCACCGCGCACCACGTCGTGCCCGGCGCGCTGGGCGGTGACCTGGGCTGCGGCGTGAGCTCGTACCGCTTCCCCCAGCCCGCCGCGCTCCCGGGGCGCGACGTGCTGGAGCCGCTCCTCGCGCGGCTGGCCCGCGAGGTGCCGGTGGGCGACTCCGTCCATCGGGGCGGGGGCGTGCCCCTCCCGCCCGGGCTGGAGTCCCCGCCGCTGTCCACCCAGAAGCTGCGCCACGCCTGGGAGCGGCTCGCGCCGCGACACCTGGGCACCCTTGGCGGGGGCAACCACTTCCTGGAGCTGGACCGCGACGCGGAGGGAGACGTCTGGCTGCTCCTGCACACCGGCTCGCGCGGGGTGGGGGCCGCCATCGCCGACCACCACCTGCGCGTGGCCCGGGCGCTCGGTGAGGGCAGCCTGCCCGCGCTGAGCACGCACACCCCCGAGGGCCTCGCCTGCCTCGCGGACCTCGACCTGGCCTGCCGCTTCGCCCGTGCCAACCGGGACGCCATCGCCGCGCGCGCGTTGCCCCGGGTGGCCGAGGTGCTCGGCGTGTCCCCGGACCCGGCGTCCACCCTGGACGTGCACCACAACCACGTCGCCACGGAGGTGCACGGAGGCCGCACGCTCCACGTCCACCGCAAGGGCGCGGTGGGGCTGGAGGCCGGGCAGCGGGGGCTCATCCCCGGCTCCATGGGCACGGCCTCCTACGTGGTGGAGGGCCGGGGCGAGCCCCGGGCCTTCCGCTCCTGCTCCCACGGAGCGGGCCGCGTCCTCACCCGGACCGAGGCCCGCGTCCGCATCCGCCCGGCCGCCCTGGAGCACGCGCTGCGCCGCGTGGTGTACGACCGGGGCCGCGCCGCGTCCCTCGTCGAGGAGGCCCCGGCTGCCTACCGTGACATCACCGAGGTGCTGGAGGACGAGGCCGACCTCGTCACCCCGCTCCTGCGCCTCACGCCCCTGGCCGTCCTCAAGGGCTGA
- a CDS encoding non-proteolytic archaemetzincin-like protein has product MPQKTLLLVSVGSPSASLLRDLQDPLAAHMSVQTVVARTALPSPVYAFNKDRGQYHCNAIMRRLTPMLEPGQHVVMGITDVDLFVPDSPFVFGEADRESKTAVMSIFRLRQGADGDHLRRRIQSEVVHQAGHLLGLSYCEDPRCVMFFAQTPQDCDRKQLSLCNMCRNELQKLNR; this is encoded by the coding sequence ATGCCGCAGAAGACGCTCCTGCTGGTCTCCGTGGGTAGCCCATCGGCCTCCCTCTTGAGGGACTTGCAGGACCCGCTGGCGGCGCACATGAGCGTCCAGACGGTGGTGGCCCGAACGGCCCTGCCTTCTCCGGTCTACGCCTTCAACAAGGACCGGGGGCAGTACCACTGCAACGCCATCATGCGGCGGCTCACGCCGATGCTCGAGCCCGGCCAGCATGTCGTCATGGGCATCACCGACGTGGACCTCTTCGTTCCCGACTCGCCCTTCGTCTTCGGCGAGGCGGACCGCGAGTCCAAGACGGCGGTGATGAGCATCTTCCGGCTGCGCCAGGGTGCGGACGGAGACCACCTGCGGCGCCGCATCCAGTCGGAGGTGGTGCACCAGGCGGGGCACCTGCTCGGGCTGTCCTACTGCGAGGACCCGCGGTGCGTCATGTTCTTCGCCCAGACACCCCAGGACTGCGACCGCAAGCAACTGTCGCTCTGCAACATGTGCCGCAACGAGCTGCAGAAGCTCAACCGTTGA
- a CDS encoding alpha/beta hydrolase — protein sequence MAGTSEATGLAEPPAGLRLHTGAPEGGLPYRLLVSEEATTARPHRLVVWLHPSGGDGLALVEPLAGELARRGFALLTLSRKDFSGWRGADANRVMQKAVPDAAARVPGVDARRPVLLGFSAGAQMALELWSARPQAFGGLVLLAGAPRFSRGGESTPPAGSAYTRVPLLALVGEGDGDGPALWRRASETWRAAGVPLQARVVSGLGHEWLLKDPVERDVVLGWLAALPPVE from the coding sequence GTGGCGGGCACCTCTGAAGCCACGGGGCTCGCGGAGCCGCCAGCCGGACTCCGCCTGCACACCGGCGCACCGGAGGGCGGGCTGCCGTACCGGTTGCTCGTGTCCGAGGAGGCCACCACCGCGCGGCCCCATCGGCTGGTGGTGTGGCTGCATCCCTCGGGCGGAGACGGGCTCGCGCTGGTGGAGCCGCTCGCGGGGGAGCTTGCCCGGAGGGGCTTCGCGCTGCTGACGCTGTCGCGGAAGGACTTCTCCGGCTGGCGGGGCGCGGACGCCAACCGGGTGATGCAGAAGGCGGTACCGGACGCGGCGGCGCGAGTCCCCGGCGTGGACGCCCGACGGCCGGTGCTGCTGGGCTTCAGCGCGGGCGCGCAGATGGCGCTGGAGCTGTGGTCCGCCCGTCCCCAGGCCTTCGGTGGGCTGGTGCTGCTGGCCGGCGCGCCACGCTTCTCGCGCGGGGGCGAGTCCACGCCTCCGGCCGGCTCCGCGTACACGCGCGTGCCGTTGCTGGCCCTGGTGGGAGAGGGGGACGGGGACGGCCCCGCCCTGTGGCGCCGTGCGTCGGAGACCTGGCGCGCGGCAGGCGTGCCGCTCCAGGCGCGCGTTGTGTCCGGCCTGGGACACGAGTGGCTCCTGAAGGACCCGGTCGAGCGGGACGTCGTGCTTGGCTGGTTGGCCGCGCTGCCTCCGGTGGAGTGA
- a CDS encoding ankyrin repeat domain-containing protein, translating to MSLFDAVLAGDREAVKSQLAARADPNPFDAEGRTPLMAAARAGRADIVRLLLEAGADPELTDSLGETALIMGAAHGHAEVCKLLLPHAKDDEKDLARTLLSGIGITDLRTEPSVPPPDSLHRKLASAGAYVAGKLGDDGPTKRLERALRSEKPRKP from the coding sequence ATGTCCCTGTTCGATGCAGTGCTCGCGGGTGACCGCGAGGCCGTGAAGTCCCAGCTGGCCGCCAGGGCGGACCCCAACCCGTTCGACGCCGAGGGGCGCACGCCGCTGATGGCCGCCGCTCGCGCGGGCCGGGCGGACATCGTGCGCCTGCTGCTGGAGGCCGGGGCCGACCCCGAGCTGACCGACAGCCTGGGCGAGACGGCGCTCATCATGGGCGCCGCCCATGGGCACGCCGAGGTCTGCAAGCTGCTGCTGCCCCACGCGAAGGACGACGAGAAGGACCTCGCGCGCACGCTGCTGTCCGGCATCGGCATCACCGACCTGCGCACCGAGCCCTCCGTCCCGCCGCCTGACAGCCTCCACCGCAAGCTCGCCTCCGCGGGCGCGTACGTGGCCGGCAAGCTGGGCGATGACGGGCCGACGAAGCGGCTGGAGCGCGCCCTCCGCTCGGAGAAGCCCCGCAAGCCCTGA
- a CDS encoding DUF2378 family protein, whose product MGTPDTRLIYSGTVQGLFHLSLNGKLSPAARNELRDAGLDLDQDLLPAYAITTWLKCLDIVLRDVWPDKERDEAWRLLGHALIEGLTSTMLGRVMVAAARAMGPRQSLSQFNRAFRGSDNYVELRLTERSPGVCELWINDILDRTHYYVGILEASMKMMGAPGARVMVLRREPPSCVFLIEWKV is encoded by the coding sequence ATGGGGACGCCAGACACCCGCCTCATCTACAGCGGCACCGTGCAGGGACTCTTCCACCTGTCCCTGAACGGGAAGCTGTCCCCGGCCGCGCGCAACGAGCTGCGCGACGCGGGGCTGGACCTGGACCAGGACCTGCTGCCGGCCTACGCCATCACCACGTGGCTGAAGTGCCTGGACATCGTCCTGCGGGACGTGTGGCCGGACAAGGAGCGCGACGAGGCGTGGCGGCTCCTGGGGCATGCCCTCATCGAGGGGCTGACCTCGACGATGCTGGGCCGGGTCATGGTGGCGGCGGCGCGCGCAATGGGGCCCCGTCAGTCACTGTCGCAGTTCAACCGCGCGTTCCGGGGCTCGGACAACTACGTGGAGCTGCGGCTGACGGAGCGGTCCCCCGGGGTGTGCGAGCTGTGGATCAACGACATCCTCGACCGGACGCACTACTACGTGGGCATCCTGGAGGCGTCCATGAAGATGATGGGAGCGCCCGGGGCCCGGGTGATGGTGCTCCGGAGGGAGCCTCCCTCCTGCGTCTTCCTCATCGAGTGGAAGGTGTGA